In Brachypodium distachyon strain Bd21 chromosome 2, Brachypodium_distachyon_v3.0, whole genome shotgun sequence, one genomic interval encodes:
- the LOC100832641 gene encoding acetylserotonin O-methyltransferase 1, whose translation MSSLYIYRSTWHVSNQPTTKQSSTKMAPTEVKHSSQDLLQAQVDLWHHALGFVKSMALKCAMELQIPNTIQHHGGAMTPSELATKIGLHPSKLPRLRRLMRVLTVSGIFVVHEAASADKEAVYGLTPTTCLLVSDEVKSNLFPIVTLMLDSTVITPFFGMHSWFLDEHSVSMFKKAHGVTFWEMADQDNTYNQLINNAMVSDSNFLMDIILRECGDVFVGINSLIDVAGGHGGAARAIAKAFPQMKCTVLDLPHVVANAPSDEHVPFISGDMFEYIPPANALFLKWVFHDWGDEDCVKILKKCKEAIPPRDAGGKVIIVDMVVGSGPDEIVTRETQVFFDLFIMYLEGIEREEFEWKKIFMEAGFTDYKIISVLGVRSVIELYP comes from the exons ATGTCGagtttgtatatatatagatcaacCTGGCATGTGTCCAATCAACCCACAACAAAACAGAGCTCAACAAAAATGGCACCCACCGAAGTCAAGCATAGCTCTCAGGATTTGCTCCAGGCTCAAGTTGACCTTTGGCACCACGCATTGGGGTTTGTCAAGTCCATGGCACTCAAATGTGCAATGGAACTGCAAATCCCCAACACCATCCAACACCATGGTGGGGCTATGACCCCTTCGGAGCTGGCCACAAAGATCGGGCTCCATCCGTCTAAGCTTCCCCGCTTACGACGACTAATGCGTGTGCTCACCGTATCAGGCATCTTTGTTGTCCATGAAGCAGCCTCCGCAGACAAGGAGGCTGTGTACGGGCTTACCCCAACCACATGCCTCCTTGTTAGCGATGAAGTTAAATCAAACTTATTTCCCATTGTGACTTTGATGCTTGATTCAACTGTCATTACCCCTTTCTTTGGCATGCACTCATGGTTCCTAGATGAGCATTCCGTGTCCATGTTCAAAAAGGCTCATGGCGTTACCTTTTGGGAGATGGCTGACCAGGATAATACTTACAACCAGCTAATCAATAATGCAATGGTTTCTGATAGTAACTTTCTCATGGATATCATCTTGAGGGAGTGTGGTGATGTATTTGTTGGAATAAACTCACTTATTGATGTCGCTGGAGGCCATGGTGGAGCTGCCAGGGCAATTGCGAAGGCGTTCCCGCAAATGAAATGCACCGTTTTGGATCTTCCCCACGTGGTTGCAAATGCTCCTTCTGATGAGCATGTGCCCTTTATTTCTGGGGATATGTTCGAGTACATTCCACCAGCGAATGCTCTTTTCCTGAAG TGGGTTTTTCATGATTGGGGCGATGAAGACTGTGTCAAGATACTGAAAAAGTGCAAGGAAGCTATCCCTCCCAGAGATGCTGGTGGGAAAGTGATAATTGTAGATATGGTGGTTGGATCTGGGCCAGATGAGATAGTTACAAGGGAGACACAGGTTTTCTTTGATCTCTTTATTATGTATCTTGAGGGAATAGAGCGAGAGGAATTTGAGTGGAAAAAGATATTCATGGAAGCTGGGTTCACTGATTACAAAATTATATCAGTGCTGGGCGTTAGATCTGTTATTGAGCTCTACCCTTGA